GTAACGGCTATTGTTGGGGCAAGTGGCAGCGGTAAGACCACATTGCTGAAACTATTACTGTCCTATTACCCGGTTTCAGACGGAATGATAACGCTGGACGAACTGAACATCAATAATGTTTATTCGAATGAATGGCGTAAAAAATGCGGGATTGTTTTACAGGACGGAACTATTTTTAGCGGAACTATTGCTGAAAATATTGCCCTGGCAGAAGAAACGATAGTTGAAGAAAAGCTTATCAATGCAGCCGGAATTGCCTGTATTTTGGAATTTATTGAAGAGCTGCCAATGGGTTTTAATACCAAAATAGGAAATGCCGGAATAGAATTAAGCGGCGGGCAAAAACAGCGAATCCTGATCGCCAGAGCGGTGTACAAGAACCCTCATTATATTTTCTTTGATGAAGCAACCAGTGCTTTGGATGCCGATAACGAGAAAAAGATCCACGACAACCTGCAGGAATTCTTTAAAGGAAAAACAGTCGTGATCATTGCACACCGTTTAAGTACGGTAAAGAATGCCGATAATATTATCGTCCTTAAAGAAGGACAGATCGTAGAACAGGGAATCCATCAGGACCTGGTGAGCAACAGGGCAGGATATTTTAATTTAGTGAAGAACCAATTGGAATTGGGAGAATAAATACCACAAGTGCAAAAGAGAAAAAACCTGTCATTAATCATGACAGGTTTTCTTTTAATGATGTAAATAATTACTCGGTCCGCCGGTACCTTCAATAGATTCCGGCAGTATGCCGTAACGTGCAGGTAAATCGACTGTTCCTAAAGTCTGTCCGGTTTGAATGTCAACAACAGTGATTGTACCGGAATTCAGGTTCGGAAGATTCAGTAAATTGTTTTGTATGGCCACAACCTCTTTTCCGGATTTCGTTTTAAAGAAAGCCATGTGATGCGCACCTTTATCGGCATTAAGCGTTTTTAAAAGCGTTAACTGTGGTAAATTGCTGATATCGAATACCAGTACTTTTCCGGGTTGTCCGAAACTCACATACAAGTGTTTGTTATTATCCATATACATTTCCAAAGCCCATCCCAAACCCTGCGAAGAACCATCGAAAGCCTTCGTAAACGCATCATATTTTCGGGTAACGGGATTATAAGGTGCCATCCAGATGTCACCGCCCAGCATGGTTGTTGCCAAAGCAAATTTCGGAAACTGGCCACGCAGCAGCAGCACTTCTACCGGACTTGATAAATCGGAAGGACTGTCGGCTACCGTATAGGTTTCGATCATCTGGTAGGTATTCAGATCGATCAGCGTACAGGTATTCCCTACGCCGGTTGTTAAATCCGGATGGATCGTTGAGGTAACCATCATCAACCCTTTTTCCTCACTAACGGAAATACCGTGCGGATACATAATAAACTTGTTGGGATTGTCATTTATAGAACCGGATATTGTCCGGATATGTTTATTGGTATAGGCATTAAAAACACCAACGCTGCCGCCTTTGGGCGTTCCGTCGCCACCCATAAAGGTCACAAAATACCGCCCGTCACTGGTAAAGAAAATATCTTCACCCACTGTATTTCCTTTGGTATCTATAGGATTGGCACTCACCAGCGTCGGAAGCCCGTTGGCATCTTCAACGGTTTTGATCTGGTAAAGATAACTGCCGCCCAAAGCCGTTGTATAAAGCCGTTGCTCAAAATAATCATAATAGATATGATGCGGTAATACGCCTTCGCCCAATTCCAGTTTACTGCTGATATGCCCGAAGTCAGCCGATTCCGGATCAAGCTCAATTACAGCCATTCCGTCTTTTCCGCCGCCTAAGTGCCGGTAATCAATAAAAAACATGGAATCGTGAGAATAATTTTCGTTACCGTCATCATGCTGGCAGCCGGATAAAAAGGCTGTGGCGACCACGACTAATGCAGGAAGTAATTTTTTTATCATGATGTTAAGATTTGGGTGAATAGTAGTAAAACATACAAAATGTGATATTTCTTTAGGTAAAAATAAACAATTGCAGAATTAAAATGGTTCATTTTGCGATTATTTTTTAGTATTAATAGATTGACTTTCAATAAAAAAAGGCTGTAAACCTGTATCCGAAACGGAAACGATTGGGGAGGATAACGTGAAAAAAAAAATAGGGTCTCACACTTGACTACCTGTTATTACTACTGTTTTGAAGGCTTACGGCATTATGATCTGTAACTTTTTGATACTGAGCTTTTTTGGTTTGAAGTACCGGTCAGGTAGAATTACGGTGTTTGTAAAAGGGGTATTTATACTTGGATAATACGCGATTCAATTGCTGAACTTTAAACGATTGAAATATTGTAATAAAGCAGATTTTTAACGGATTTATTGATTTTATTTAGAATAATTATAAATAACACATTCTAATATTGAAGAATAGTCAATTTTAAGGTTAGGGCGATTTGTTTTTTGGGCTCGATATTTTGGAATAGCAATAACTTAACCTATCATAAAATGGCTTATTTAAATTCACCAAGATTAACTTTTGCGGGGAAGTTTCAGGCAGATCCTTCCACCGTTAACAATGATGTAAATCATTACAACAACGAAACTTTTCAACCGAGTTACCAGCAGTATGGACCCAGCGGGACAAATGGCTGGTGGAACCCGGATGGAACCGGTAACTGGCGTTTGATAGACTGTATCATTACCAGTGTGACCTATCAGGACGGAACCACTACGCATGATCCGAATATCGATCCTGTTATAGGAATGAGCATTATTGATGCAAACAGCCGTGTGGCCGGTAAGATTGTGGATCTGGATCCGCAGCAGCAGTCCGTTTCCCAGATCTGGGGAATGATTGTCAGAATCGGACAGGGGGAAACCAACTTTGTTAAAGGAGACTTTGAACCGGTTGGATTTAACGACATCTGGTGGATCAGATCGACTACGCAAAAAGGTTCCGGAGGGGCATCGGCGGCATACCAGTCGGTTATCAATAATCTGAACTGGTCGGATAATACGATCAAATCCCGTTATCTGAACGAATTAAGAGCGGTAAGTCCGGAGCAGTTGTCCATGAAATTTACCGTAGACATGTTTGACCAGCAAAAATGTTCCGCACAATTTACTATCGGAAGAATTGTCGGAAGTATCGGGCCGTCTAAAGTATCAGAACCGAAACATTTTGTCATGGGGCGTCAGTTCATTCCGGACATGGTTTGTATGGGAGGAAGCTACCTGCCGTCAAATACAGTAGGACTATATGTGGCTACTGCTTTGGTTCAGGAAGCGACACAACAGATCATACTGGATTTAGGAAACTGTTTAAAAACATCCGGAGCAAACGGGATGATTTCCGAAGACCGTAACCTGGTGTTGGCAGTAAACAGAGGCGATCAGGATTATGTACTGCTGGGTCCCCTTAAATATAAAGCAAAAAACTGGTATGAGAAAAGAGGAGGACTGGTAACGTTAAGACTGAACGAAGAACAGATACATTTAGCCCAGGAATTCCCGTTAACAATAGCAAACCTGCTACCGGACGGAAGCCTGCAGCCGTTAATCAATGAAACCACTCATTATGTCCGTGCCGACCAGTTTGTTTTCCGTATGAATGCCGATGAGGATAGAGACATCGATTTCTATGCAACCTATCTGGGGAAACCTTTAGCCGATCAGGCCGTGATTTGCCAGTTCCAGGAAAGCTTGATCAATATCATGGGACAGGGAGACGGAACACCGGCAACGGCAACACCTAATATCCTGCAATTTGAATCCAATGTTGTAACCGATTACTCAGGTAAAGCCGTTCTGAATGTAAAAGCTTCAGATCCTAAAAACCCGAGAGGATTTATTGACGGACAGGTATATGCCTTATGGTATTATCTGAACAGACAGCCAACAGCCGATTTCAGTTTTACAGTGGATGCCAGCGGAAATCCTGTTGTACTGCCGTTAACCTTATCCGGAATTGATCCGACTAATTTTATCAGCATCCTGGTTTTTGACAGCCTGCCTCCGGAAGTAATTAAAAATCCGGATTGGGATAAAGACGTACAGCCGGTTATGCAGCAGTATGCCAACTTATATCCGCTAATGTCAAAAGGAGTCTTTAACCTGGCGAACAAAGAAGTGGTCGACAACAATGCTCAGATATTACGCTTTGTGTTTGCCTTGCCGAAAGAAGATCCGAACCACATGCCGGTTACCCGTGACCTTTCCAGAGACAAACAAAAAATGATATTGAACTACCTAGACGGAATACTATCGAAAAACAAAGCAGGAGCACCGGAAGCCATGGCAACTATTGCGGAAAACAACTAAACCATACCAACCTACAAAAACAAAAACAAATGATTTATCTTAAAAATATAAAACTGGAAACCATACAGGACCTTAGAGGGGCACTGCAAACGGCAATCGAACTGGAACATGCGACCATTCCACCGTATTTAACAGCAATGTTTACGCTGTATAATACCGGTAATGATGAGATCAGTAACCTGATCGGATCTGTGGTCAAAGAAGAAATGCTGCACATGTCTATCGCCTGTAATGTCTTGAATGCTATAGGCGGAAACCCGGTTATCAATAAACCGGGTTTTATCCCGACCTATCCGGGACCGCTTCCGGGAGGTGTGGAAACCGGGCTGATAGTTCCAATCGCTAAATTTTCCAAAAAACTTATTAAAAAGGTTTTTATGATGATCGAGGAACCGGAAACGATTATCCCTATCGAATTAATGCGAGTTGATGCCGAGAAAATTACGATCGGGAAGTTCTATGAAAAAATAAAAGGCCAGATTGATATCCTGGAAACAGCGGCTAACGCTGTAGGGAAGACCATCTTCACCGGTGATCCGTCCTATCAGATGACCAATAACAAATGGTTCCCGGCTCAGGAATTATTCCCGATTACCGACAAAGAATCGGCATTCAGAGGTATTGACCTGATAGTAGACCAGGGAGAAGGAACCAGTACCGATCCTTTTGTTAAAGAAAGTGATCTTGGTACCGGCGAACCGGAAGAACCGGCACACTACTATCGTTTTGAAGAGATTTATAAAGGTAAAAGACTGGTTCAGAATCCGGACCCGGCGGGCGAGCCAAAATATTCGTATTCCGGGGCACCGATACCTTACAATACCGCGTTAATTCCGAACATGACCATAAATCCGAAAATGAGTGATTATCCGGTAAATACCGTGGCCTATAGAAACAGTAAGTTCTTTAACTATACCTATACAAACCTGCTAAACAGCCTGCACATTACCTTTAACGGGGAACCGGGCAAGATTGATGCTGCTATGGGATTAATGTATTCCTTACGACTGTATGCATTAAAACTGTTACAGACACCGGATCCGAATAACCCGGGATTTGTAGCCGGACCAAGCTATGAATATGTTACCGACGACAGCCTGAGCCTTACCGAAAAGGCCAAGCTGATGGAAACCGTGTAAATGTTTAACCAAATGACCCATACATAAAATGTATAAAACAGCAGAAATTACCGCGCAGCAACTGTTGCAGGAAACCTTAATGGCTAACCTGCCTGAAGCCGAATGGAACTGGTTTACTACAAATATAATTGCAAAGAACGGGAATGAACTGGCACACCAGTTCATTCCTTTATTTAGTTTGATTCCCAGATTCATTACAGCAGGAACACCCCAATTCAGCCCGGAAACAGTGGGTGGACTGGAAAAATTATATCCCGGATTTTCACAATCCGGATGGAACATACAGCAGCTATGCCGAATCGTGTTGATGCTGAAACTTCCGCCAGATCAGAATGAAACGATCTTAAAAAAACTATTTGAAACCGCAGACATCAAAGAACTGGTTATCCTGTATAAAGGTTTGTACTTCCTGGAAAACGCAGACGATTTTGTTTTGCGGATGCAGGAAGGAATCCGGACCAATATGACGGATGTCTTTGAAGCCATTGCCCTGCACAATCCGTATGCCTATCTGTATTTGTCGGAAGATGCCTGGAACCAGCTGGTACTAAAGGCTGTTTTTACCGGAAGACCCCTGTTCAAAATATACGGACTGGATCAGCGTGCCAATGAAAGATTAGCACTGATACTGCACGGTTATATCCAGGAACGCTGGTCGGCAGGAAGAACCGTTTCACCGGAAATATGGAGAGGAATCACCGGCTTTGTCAATGACGAAATAGCTGCCGATCTGAACAAAATGATCGAAACCGGAACATTTTTAGAACAGGAAGCGGCTATAAAAGCCTTAAAAGGATCCTGCAAATCCTGGAACGAGATCGGAGCGGCCTACCTGATCCAGACAACACAGGCCTAAACACAATTATTAATAACTAAAACAAACAACGATGTATTTTATAGACCCACATATTCACATGGTATCCCGCACAACGGACGATTACCAGGCCATGCGCGCAGCTGGTATAGTAGCTGTTATTGAACCGGCTTTCTGGCTGGGACAACCCAGAACCGAAGCAGGCTCTTTTAAAGATTATTTCAGTACCCTTATCGGATGGGAACGATTCCGTGCTTCCCAGTTTGGTATCAAACATTATTGCACGATGGGACTGAATTCCAAAGAAGCCAATAATGAAGCGCTGGCAGAGCAGGTTATGGAATTGCTGCCACTGTTTGCCGGAAAAGAAGGTGTAGTAGCCATAGGCGAAATTGGTTATGACGATCAGACTCCGGCAGAAGATAAATATTTCAGACAGCAGATTGAAATTGCCTTACAATTCAATTTACCGGTCATGGTACACACGCCGCACCGGGATAAAATAAACGGAACCATCCGCAGTATGGATGTACTGGAAGAACACGGAATACCGCCACACATGGTCGTTATTGACCACAACAACGAAGAAACGGTAAAACATGTACTGGACAGAGGATACTGGACCGCTTTTACCATTTATCCCAACACAAAAATGGGAAATGAAAGAATGGTGGAAATCGTAAAACAATATGGCTCGGAAAGAATCATTGTGGACAGCTCGGCAGACTGGGGCGTGAGTGATCCGCTATCGGTTCCGAAAACGGCCGCTTTAATGCTTGAACGCGGGATTGCCAAAGAAGATGTACACCTTACCTGCTATAAAAATGCTTTAACGGCCTATTCGCAAAGCGGGCAGATGAAAGAAGAAGACTGGAAAAAAGAAATGACTGTGGAACAGGCAGCCCTTTTTGACGGAAGCGGAATATTGCGCGGACAGGAAGCCAAAGTGATCTCCTATTCCAATATTATTGACAATTAATCACCTGTGCCAATACCCGATACAAGATGAAAATACAGTACTATTTAACACTGATGCGTCCGGCTAATATTGTTACTGCCATTTCGGATATACTGGGTGGTGTGGCGATTTCCGGTTTTTTTGTAAGTACCGATTGGAACGCGGCAGCACTGGGAAATATTGGTCTGCTGACGTTGTCCACTATAGGGCTTTACGGAGGCGGAATCGTTTTTAATGATATTTTTGATTTGAAAGAGGACTGCAAAAAACGCCCGGAACGCATATTGCCCAGCGGAAAAGTAGCCTATGAAGAAGCCATACAATTTGGCGTGCTGCTTTTCACAATCGGTATCGCTGCGGCTATAATGGTTTCCCTTTTAAGCGGACTGCTGGCCCTGATCATAGCACTATTGGCACTCACCTATAATAAAATAGCCAAACACTACCAGTTTTTCGGTCCCCTGAATATGGGGCTTTGCCGCGGGGCTAACCTGCTGCTGGGAATGAGCATACTTCCCGGGACGATGTTCCGGGATTGGTATATCATTATCATACCGATTATATTCATTGCAGCCATAACCCTGACAGCCCAGAAAGAAGTTAGCGGAAACAACAAAACAGCGATACTGATGGCCATGCTGCTGGATGCTGTTGTAGTCCTGCTGTTTATAGGGATCAGTCGTTACAGCGACCTTAACCTGGCGGTAACCGCACCGTTTTTAATCCTTTGGTATGGGGTGAACTTTTTAGCAAAATACAAAGCTTACCGCTATAACGAGCCGGATTGGATTAAAAGAGCCGTAAAAACGGGAGTGCTTTCGCTCATACTTTTAAATGCGTGCTATATCGCCGGCTTTGCCAATTGGAACTACGCCGTTCCGGTATTGATTTTATTGCCTTTTTCGGTTGTTTTAGCGAAGAAATTTGCCGTAACCTGATTTTTAACCCAAACATTATAACCCATGTATAAAGCCCAAACCATTCAACAGCACTTTCAGGTTGATTATAGCTATAAGGTTGTTTTTACCCGAAATGTTTTTAACGAAACGAACACAGCACTAAAAAATATCATCAACAACGATAACGCCAAAATAGTGGTGGTTATCGAAAGAGATATCGCCGTTTACCATCCGGGAATCATTAACGATATTGCCGGATACTTTCAGATGGATACTGTGGAAAGCAGTATTTTGATCGTGAAAGGCGGCGAAAGTATTAAAAACGATACCCGTGCCACCGAAGAAATATTACAGCTGATCCACAACAACCAGGTGGATCGCCATTCCTATTTAATTGTTGTTGGCGGCGGTGCGGTACTTGATGCTGCCGGCTATGCTGCTGCAATTGCCCATCGCGGCATCCGTTTAATCCGTATTCCCACAACGGTTCTGTCACAGAACGATTCGGGCGTTGGAGTAAAAACCAGCGTGAACTACTTTGGAAAGAAAAACTTTTTAGGCACTTTTTCTCCACCCTATGCGGTAATCAATGATTCCGTTTTTCTGGAAACGCTCGATGAAAGAAACTGGCGTTCCGGTATAGCCGAAGCCATAAAAGTTGCCCTGATAAAAGATGCTGTTTTTTTTAACTGGATAACCGAAAACAGTAGGGCACTGAATGACCGCAATATGGAAATAATGGAGCAGCTGATTTTCCGTTGTGCCCAATTGCACCTGGAACATATCGGAACGGCCGGTGACCCATTCGAAAAAGGATCCTCACGTCCGCTTGATTTCGGGCACTGGGCAGCTCACAAACTGGAATACCTTTCCGGTTACCAGGTACTGCACGGAGAAGCGGTAGCGGTAGGAGTAGCGCTGGACGCGGTATATTCCCGACTGTCAGGACGTCTGGACGGTACCGATTTGCAGCGCATTTTAAACGTTTTAACCACATTGGGATTTGAGATTTTTCATCCGCTGCTATTGCAGGAAACCACTATGGAAATCAATCCGGCATTAGTAAAAGGACTGGAAGAATTCAGAGAACATCTGGGAGGAGAACTCACAGTCATGCTGTTAAGAAATATCGGGACAGGGGAGGAAGTACACCACCTGAACAAAAATATTCTTTCGGAGGCTGTTCAGTATTTAGCAAAATCGAATGTTTTAATTCAGGAATAGGAATGAAAATCAGGAATGAAGCTCATTTGAGCTATTGCACTAACATTCACCCGGGAGAATCCTGGGAAGAAGTGTTTGCCAGCTTAAAACAATACACGCTGGCGGTAAAGGAAAAAATGGCTCCCGAAACCGATTTTGGTATCGGATTACGACTTTCCTACGAAAGTGCGGTGACTTTGTCGCAGGCAGAAAATTGCAGCGCCTTTAAAAACTGGCTGGACGAAAATAAAACCTATGTTTTTACCATTAACGGCTTTCCGTATGGTAATTTCCACGGACAGCAGGTAAAAGACCAGGTTCATGCTCCGGACTGGCTAAGCCATGAAAGAGTGAACTATACCTGCATGCTGTTTGACTTGCTGGCACAATTGCTGCCCAAAGGTATGGAAGGCGGTATTTCCACCTCGCCGTTATCCTATAAATACTGGTATGCCATTGAAGAAGACCGTGACCTTGCCAAAAAGAAAAGCTGTGAGCATCTGGTTGCGGTAGTACTTCACCTG
This region of Flavobacterium inviolabile genomic DNA includes:
- a CDS encoding ferritin-like domain-containing protein, with the protein product MIYLKNIKLETIQDLRGALQTAIELEHATIPPYLTAMFTLYNTGNDEISNLIGSVVKEEMLHMSIACNVLNAIGGNPVINKPGFIPTYPGPLPGGVETGLIVPIAKFSKKLIKKVFMMIEEPETIIPIELMRVDAEKITIGKFYEKIKGQIDILETAANAVGKTIFTGDPSYQMTNNKWFPAQELFPITDKESAFRGIDLIVDQGEGTSTDPFVKESDLGTGEPEEPAHYYRFEEIYKGKRLVQNPDPAGEPKYSYSGAPIPYNTALIPNMTINPKMSDYPVNTVAYRNSKFFNYTYTNLLNSLHITFNGEPGKIDAAMGLMYSLRLYALKLLQTPDPNNPGFVAGPSYEYVTDDSLSLTEKAKLMETV
- a CDS encoding EboA domain-containing protein, whose product is MYKTAEITAQQLLQETLMANLPEAEWNWFTTNIIAKNGNELAHQFIPLFSLIPRFITAGTPQFSPETVGGLEKLYPGFSQSGWNIQQLCRIVLMLKLPPDQNETILKKLFETADIKELVILYKGLYFLENADDFVLRMQEGIRTNMTDVFEAIALHNPYAYLYLSEDAWNQLVLKAVFTGRPLFKIYGLDQRANERLALILHGYIQERWSAGRTVSPEIWRGITGFVNDEIAADLNKMIETGTFLEQEAAIKALKGSCKSWNEIGAAYLIQTTQA
- a CDS encoding TatD family hydrolase; translated protein: MYFIDPHIHMVSRTTDDYQAMRAAGIVAVIEPAFWLGQPRTEAGSFKDYFSTLIGWERFRASQFGIKHYCTMGLNSKEANNEALAEQVMELLPLFAGKEGVVAIGEIGYDDQTPAEDKYFRQQIEIALQFNLPVMVHTPHRDKINGTIRSMDVLEEHGIPPHMVVIDHNNEETVKHVLDRGYWTAFTIYPNTKMGNERMVEIVKQYGSERIIVDSSADWGVSDPLSVPKTAALMLERGIAKEDVHLTCYKNALTAYSQSGQMKEEDWKKEMTVEQAALFDGSGILRGQEAKVISYSNIIDN
- the eboC gene encoding UbiA-like protein EboC (EboC, a homolog the polyprenyltransferase UbiA, belongs to system of proteins involved in the trafficking of precursor metabolites to an extracytoplasmic compartment so that the biosynthesis of certain natural products, such as scytonemin, can be completed.), translating into MKIQYYLTLMRPANIVTAISDILGGVAISGFFVSTDWNAAALGNIGLLTLSTIGLYGGGIVFNDIFDLKEDCKKRPERILPSGKVAYEEAIQFGVLLFTIGIAAAIMVSLLSGLLALIIALLALTYNKIAKHYQFFGPLNMGLCRGANLLLGMSILPGTMFRDWYIIIIPIIFIAAITLTAQKEVSGNNKTAILMAMLLDAVVVLLFIGISRYSDLNLAVTAPFLILWYGVNFLAKYKAYRYNEPDWIKRAVKTGVLSLILLNACYIAGFANWNYAVPVLILLPFSVVLAKKFAVT
- a CDS encoding 3-dehydroquinate synthase, with translation MYKAQTIQQHFQVDYSYKVVFTRNVFNETNTALKNIINNDNAKIVVVIERDIAVYHPGIINDIAGYFQMDTVESSILIVKGGESIKNDTRATEEILQLIHNNQVDRHSYLIVVGGGAVLDAAGYAAAIAHRGIRLIRIPTTVLSQNDSGVGVKTSVNYFGKKNFLGTFSPPYAVINDSVFLETLDERNWRSGIAEAIKVALIKDAVFFNWITENSRALNDRNMEIMEQLIFRCAQLHLEHIGTAGDPFEKGSSRPLDFGHWAAHKLEYLSGYQVLHGEAVAVGVALDAVYSRLSGRLDGTDLQRILNVLTTLGFEIFHPLLLQETTMEINPALVKGLEEFREHLGGELTVMLLRNIGTGEEVHHLNKNILSEAVQYLAKSNVLIQE